A single window of Enterobacteriaceae bacterium ESL0689 DNA harbors:
- a CDS encoding YbdD/YjiX family protein, whose amino-acid sequence MFGNLGQAKKYLGQAAKMLIGIPDYDNYVAHMQANHPDKPYMTYEEFFRERQQSRYGGDGKGGMRCC is encoded by the coding sequence ATGTTTGGTAATTTAGGACAAGCAAAAAAATATCTCGGTCAGGCAGCAAAGATGCTAATTGGGATCCCGGATTACGATAATTACGTTGCCCATATGCAAGCCAACCATCCAGATAAACCCTACATGACTTATGAAGAATTTTTTCGTGAACGTCAGCAATCCCGCTATGGCGGTGATGGTAAAGGTGGTATGCGTTGCTGTTAA
- the yjiA gene encoding GTPase, translating to MTPIAVTLLTGFLGAGKTTLLHHILSEQHGLRIAVIENEFGEAAVDDQLLGDRATQIKTLTNGCICCTRSSELENALLDLLDSYDRQEIIFDRLVIECTGMADPGPIIQTFFSHDILCERYLLDGVIVLVDAVHAHSQMDKFTVAQSQIGYADRILLTKTDITADNTSLYERLARINARAPVYTVTHGEIDLNQLFNTRGFMLEENIISHQPRFHFITEKQNNDVSSIVVELDYPVNLHEISQVMENLLLSFADQLMRYKGILWITDEPNRLLFQGVQRLYSADWDRPWGETPPHSTLVFIGINLPENEIRAAFTDLRK from the coding sequence ATGACCCCCATCGCTGTCACTTTATTGACCGGTTTTCTTGGTGCCGGAAAAACAACACTGCTACACCATATTCTCAGTGAACAACATGGATTGAGAATTGCTGTCATTGAAAATGAATTTGGCGAAGCCGCAGTGGATGATCAACTTCTTGGCGATCGTGCCACACAGATCAAAACATTGACTAATGGCTGTATTTGCTGTACCCGTTCCAGTGAGCTGGAAAATGCGCTACTCGATTTACTCGATAGTTATGATCGGCAAGAGATTATCTTTGATCGACTGGTGATTGAGTGTACTGGCATGGCTGATCCTGGCCCGATTATTCAGACTTTTTTTAGCCATGATATCCTTTGTGAACGCTATCTACTGGATGGTGTTATTGTGCTTGTGGATGCCGTTCATGCTCACTCACAGATGGATAAGTTTACTGTTGCTCAATCGCAGATAGGTTATGCAGACCGTATACTGCTCACCAAAACTGATATTACGGCAGACAATACATCATTGTATGAACGTCTGGCGCGAATCAATGCACGCGCCCCGGTTTACACCGTCACGCATGGAGAGATCGATCTAAACCAGCTATTTAATACTCGTGGCTTCATGCTGGAAGAGAATATCATTAGCCATCAACCACGTTTCCATTTTATTACTGAAAAACAAAATAATGACGTCTCGTCCATCGTGGTCGAGCTGGACTATCCGGTCAATCTCCATGAGATATCGCAGGTTATGGAAAATCTGTTACTCTCGTTCGCGGATCAACTTATGCGTTACAAAGGAATATTATGGATTACTGATGAACCTAATCGCTTGCTATTTCAGGGGGTTCAGCGTTTATATAGTGCCGACTGGGATCGTCCGTGGGGTGAGACTCCCCCTCACAGTACACTGGTATTTATCGGTATAAATTTACCAGAAAACGAGATCCGTGCCGCATTTACTGATTTGCGCAAATAA